Proteins co-encoded in one Caldalkalibacillus salinus genomic window:
- the ehuC gene encoding ectoine/hydroxyectoine ABC transporter permease subunit EhuC, producing MTLLSSDALLLLLKGAGVTVQLLIYASILGFIIAFIAGFGRLSRFKLVRVITLTYVEFFRGTSLLVQLFWFFYVLPFFGVSLPPLLVGVIALAMNYGAYASEIVRGAIVSIPKSQTEAAIALNMSRFQRMKNVILPQAFKLMLPGFGNISIEMLKGTALVVLIGIQDVTYIVKEVLIPSTGAQLELYTLLLFMYFLIALPLILMARWLEKKASVGRESA from the coding sequence ATGACACTGCTTTCATCTGATGCCCTGCTGCTTTTATTAAAAGGAGCAGGCGTAACAGTACAGCTACTTATATACGCATCGATATTAGGTTTTATTATCGCTTTTATTGCTGGATTTGGCCGATTATCTCGATTTAAACTTGTGAGGGTTATCACCTTAACATATGTTGAATTCTTTAGAGGGACATCCCTTCTTGTACAACTATTTTGGTTCTTTTACGTGCTACCATTTTTTGGCGTGAGTCTACCTCCTTTATTGGTTGGTGTGATTGCACTCGCCATGAACTATGGTGCTTACGCATCGGAAATCGTAAGGGGTGCGATTGTGTCTATACCCAAAAGCCAGACAGAGGCTGCTATTGCACTCAATATGAGTCGATTTCAGAGAATGAAAAACGTCATTCTTCCACAAGCCTTTAAGCTCATGCTCCCTGGGTTTGGTAATATCAGTATCGAAATGTTAAAGGGTACTGCATTGGTTGTGCTCATTGGGATTCAAGACGTCACATATATTGTGAAAGAGGTCCTTATACCTAGCACTGGAGCACAACTAGAATTATATACCTTACTTTTATTTATGTATTTTTTGATCGCCCTTCCGCTCATTTTGATGGCTCGTTGGCTTGAGAAGAAAGCTTCAGTAGGGAGGGAGAGTGCATAA
- the ehuB gene encoding ectoine/hydroxyectoine ABC transporter substrate-binding protein EhuB, with protein sequence MSYFNRNSWKLLLMSIMMILTLAACGGEPAGGDADEGNGEGSEDVTTLERAQERGFVDVGFANERPYAYATSSGELTGLNVEIAKAVFAKLGIEEVDGTLAQFGSLIPGLQAERFDVVTAGMYITPDRCEQATFAEPEYSIGEGLAVQEGNPLNLNSYEDIIDNPDATIGIMTGAIEETYLKDMGIADGQIQSVSDNASAIEALKAGRVDAITMTGPSLQQVLDTHGDEGIERVMDFTQPVIDGESIRGYGSAVFRHEDTDFVEAYNEGLQELKDSGELLEIYEEFGFTEEELPGDVTTESLCAPAE encoded by the coding sequence ATGTCGTACTTTAATCGAAACAGCTGGAAACTACTTTTGATGAGCATCATGATGATTTTAACCCTTGCAGCTTGTGGTGGTGAACCCGCAGGTGGAGATGCTGATGAAGGAAATGGAGAAGGAAGCGAAGATGTAACGACATTAGAGAGAGCACAGGAGAGAGGTTTTGTTGACGTTGGTTTTGCCAACGAACGTCCTTACGCTTATGCCACTTCATCAGGCGAATTGACTGGATTAAACGTTGAGATAGCAAAGGCTGTCTTTGCTAAACTAGGCATAGAAGAGGTTGATGGAACATTAGCACAATTTGGTTCTTTAATCCCAGGATTACAAGCAGAACGCTTTGATGTGGTGACGGCAGGCATGTATATCACGCCTGATCGTTGTGAACAAGCGACTTTTGCAGAGCCTGAGTATAGTATCGGGGAAGGGTTAGCTGTTCAGGAGGGTAATCCTCTCAACTTAAACAGCTATGAAGATATCATTGATAACCCTGACGCTACTATTGGTATTATGACGGGCGCCATTGAAGAGACGTATCTCAAAGATATGGGCATTGCTGATGGTCAGATTCAAAGCGTATCGGATAACGCTTCTGCGATTGAAGCCCTAAAAGCTGGTAGAGTGGACGCCATCACGATGACAGGGCCATCTCTACAACAGGTATTAGATACACATGGCGATGAAGGTATTGAAAGAGTGATGGACTTCACACAGCCTGTTATTGACGGTGAGAGTATCAGAGGCTACGGTTCTGCTGTATTCAGACATGAAGATACGGATTTCGTAGAGGCTTATAATGAAGGTCTGCAAGAACTGAAAGACAGCGGAGAATTACTTGAAATTTACGAAGAATTTGGATTCACAGAAGAGGAACTTCCAGGGGATGTGACAACCGAAAGCCTTTGTGCGCCCGCTGAATAA
- a CDS encoding aldehyde dehydrogenase family protein has protein sequence MRTQVEGQKMLLGGQWVSRKSVIEVKDPHNQDIIATVPSASKQDMLNAIEKAKEGFEISKNLAVHERMTILNRAANLVEKRQDKLALLIAREGSKVIREARKEVERCVHTLRISAEEARRLQGETIPFDQMPGADHRVGHYYRFPIGIIGAITPFNDPLNLVAHKIGPAIASGNAIIVKPASFTPLSALALAEIMLEAGLPPKILTVITGSGSTICDELISHPDVRMISFTGGLETGTEISHKAGLKKLSMELGSNAPTLVMADADIDLAVGSTVSGAFWAAGQNCIGVQRIFVHESIINAFTLQFVARTRSYRIGDKLDEKSDMGPLITEQESQRVEVWVNEALEKGATLLCGGRRKGAYFEPTVLTDVPHDCRLAQEEIFGPVVVLVPFHDISAAIRQANNVNYGLQAGIFTSNIELAYKAIHQLDVGGVMINDSSDFRIDAMPFGGVKGSGLGREGVKSSIQEMTEPKVVCFNLQG, from the coding sequence ATGAGGACACAAGTAGAAGGACAGAAGATGCTGCTCGGAGGTCAGTGGGTATCTCGTAAAAGCGTGATAGAAGTCAAAGATCCTCATAATCAAGATATTATCGCCACTGTGCCATCCGCAAGCAAACAGGATATGTTAAACGCCATAGAAAAAGCCAAGGAAGGATTTGAGATATCCAAAAACCTCGCCGTACATGAACGCATGACAATTCTTAACCGAGCAGCGAATTTAGTTGAGAAACGACAAGATAAACTCGCCCTTCTCATCGCTCGTGAAGGGAGCAAAGTGATTCGCGAAGCGAGAAAAGAAGTTGAAAGATGTGTACACACCTTAAGGATAAGTGCAGAAGAAGCCAGACGTTTACAAGGAGAAACGATTCCATTTGATCAGATGCCAGGTGCAGATCATAGAGTGGGACATTACTATCGTTTTCCCATCGGCATTATCGGCGCGATCACCCCTTTTAACGACCCGTTGAATCTGGTGGCTCATAAAATAGGCCCGGCCATTGCATCAGGAAATGCCATTATCGTTAAACCAGCATCTTTTACTCCTCTGAGTGCCCTGGCTCTTGCAGAAATTATGCTAGAAGCAGGCTTACCTCCCAAAATCCTGACCGTCATTACAGGGTCAGGCTCCACGATCTGCGACGAGCTCATTTCACACCCGGACGTCCGTATGATTTCGTTTACGGGCGGGTTGGAAACAGGAACTGAGATTAGTCATAAAGCAGGGTTAAAAAAACTGAGTATGGAACTCGGTTCTAATGCCCCTACTTTGGTCATGGCAGATGCAGACATAGATTTAGCTGTAGGGTCCACCGTATCCGGAGCTTTCTGGGCAGCAGGGCAAAATTGTATCGGTGTGCAACGTATTTTTGTCCATGAATCGATTATAAACGCGTTTACGTTACAATTTGTTGCTCGCACTCGCTCGTATCGGATTGGAGATAAACTGGATGAAAAGAGTGATATGGGACCTCTTATTACAGAGCAAGAGTCACAGCGTGTCGAAGTATGGGTGAACGAAGCGCTTGAAAAAGGAGCCACGCTGCTTTGCGGAGGAAGAAGAAAAGGGGCTTATTTTGAACCCACTGTCCTCACGGATGTCCCCCACGATTGTCGTCTGGCTCAAGAAGAAATTTTTGGCCCAGTCGTTGTGCTCGTGCCGTTTCACGACATTTCCGCCGCGATTCGACAAGCAAATAATGTAAATTATGGCCTTCAGGCAGGAATCTTCACTAGTAACATAGAACTAGCGTATAAAGCCATACATCAACTAGACGTTGGTGGGGTTATGATAAACGACAGTAGTGACTTCAGAATCGATGCGATGCCATTTGGCGGAGTAAAAGGCTCTGGACTAGGTCGTGAAGGAGTGAAAAGTAGTATTCAAGAAATGACAGAGCCCAAGGTCGTTTGTTTTAACCTGCAAGGTTAA
- a CDS encoding homoserine dehydrogenase, which produces MEHKLALIGFGTVGQGFAEILEQRQGWLAEETGINCKIVAISDTHKGSVYHPDGLDIQTLLKLVQREGTVDSYPQKEGLIRGLNSIQTIQQTNAQTIIEVAYTDVKTGQPAIAHCETAFEAGKHVVMSNKGPVALAYQSLSQLAQANDVRWGFEGTVMSGTPALRMPITSLAGNRIKRIRGILNGTTNYILTRMEEGLAYDEALTEAQERGYAEADPTSDVEGYDVMYKVMILAQVVLGHAITADDVHVSGLSGMTLKDIKNAAEKGKRLKLLADLMVEDGEINASVQLVEVDREDPLAAIMGPKNAITYTCDMSGDVTLVGAGAGKKETGYALFIDLLNILRDQI; this is translated from the coding sequence ATGGAGCATAAACTCGCGCTGATAGGATTTGGTACGGTCGGTCAAGGATTTGCCGAGATTCTTGAGCAACGCCAAGGCTGGTTGGCAGAGGAAACGGGGATCAATTGTAAAATTGTCGCCATTTCCGATACACATAAGGGATCTGTATACCATCCTGATGGTCTGGATATTCAGACATTATTAAAGCTCGTACAACGGGAGGGAACCGTTGATTCATATCCACAGAAAGAAGGCCTTATACGTGGATTAAATAGTATACAAACAATACAGCAAACAAACGCCCAAACCATTATAGAGGTGGCGTACACGGATGTGAAGACAGGGCAACCGGCCATTGCCCACTGTGAGACTGCTTTTGAGGCAGGCAAACATGTGGTGATGAGTAACAAAGGTCCCGTCGCCCTCGCTTATCAATCATTGTCGCAATTAGCACAAGCGAATGATGTTCGGTGGGGATTCGAAGGGACAGTGATGAGTGGCACCCCGGCGTTAAGAATGCCAATCACGTCTTTAGCTGGCAACCGTATCAAGCGCATAAGGGGGATATTGAACGGAACAACAAACTATATACTGACGCGGATGGAAGAAGGCCTAGCATATGATGAGGCCTTAACCGAAGCGCAAGAACGAGGGTACGCTGAAGCTGATCCTACCAGTGATGTAGAGGGCTACGATGTGATGTATAAAGTGATGATTCTAGCCCAGGTCGTGTTAGGTCATGCTATCACGGCTGATGACGTACATGTGAGTGGTTTATCTGGTATGACGCTAAAGGATATAAAAAATGCTGCGGAGAAAGGAAAGCGGCTCAAGCTTCTCGCCGATCTCATGGTGGAGGACGGAGAGATCAACGCCTCCGTCCAGCTGGTCGAGGTGGATAGAGAAGATCCCTTGGCTGCTATTATGGGACCTAAGAACGCCATCACGTACACATGTGACATGTCAGGTGACGTTACCCTAGTTGGCGCAGGCGCAGGGAAAAAAGAAACGGGATACGCACTGTTCATAGATCTGTTAAACATACTACGTGATCAAATCTAA
- a CDS encoding M20 metallopeptidase family protein, translating to MHETAQKAQQLKEKLVSIRRALHAHPELSFNEINTAKTVAQALRDLGMEVTTDVAKTGVVGRLSRGEGPTIALRADMDALPIQEQNDVSYRSQNSGVMHACGHDAHTTILLGAAELLTEAFKQHSCEGTVKFIFQPAEENPDDKGLTGAPYMIQEGVLEDVDAVIALHMCPWEPVGHVQLNDGYSMANVDIFHGSVIGTGGHAAYPHLSHDPIRMLGPVLQSLMSIVGRRVTPMEPSVVSVTQIQTGSASNVIPTEVNISGTIRSYGQDVREQLISEVEKAFSLTRSLGGDYTFLIERGEPALYNHASMNTLLQKVIQSIYPNFQKKFAPFGLGGEDFGYMTRVVPGAMFFLGCALQDGHVRDLHAPDFDIDEDCLPIGAAILTETVKWFLQGKGHSISGESKGVTVDGA from the coding sequence ATGCATGAAACAGCCCAAAAAGCTCAGCAATTAAAAGAAAAGCTCGTGTCTATTCGTCGAGCTCTACATGCACACCCAGAATTAAGTTTCAATGAAATAAATACAGCTAAAACAGTCGCTCAAGCCCTACGTGATCTTGGAATGGAAGTGACCACTGATGTTGCTAAGACTGGCGTCGTGGGACGATTATCACGTGGCGAAGGCCCAACCATCGCGCTACGTGCCGATATGGATGCCCTACCAATACAAGAGCAAAACGACGTGAGTTATCGGTCACAAAACAGTGGTGTGATGCACGCTTGCGGTCATGACGCCCACACGACCATTTTACTCGGTGCTGCTGAATTACTAACAGAAGCTTTTAAGCAGCACTCATGTGAAGGAACAGTGAAGTTCATCTTTCAACCTGCGGAAGAAAACCCGGATGACAAGGGATTAACCGGTGCCCCATACATGATCCAAGAAGGGGTGCTTGAAGATGTAGATGCCGTGATAGCTCTCCATATGTGCCCGTGGGAACCGGTAGGCCATGTCCAGCTGAATGACGGTTATAGTATGGCCAATGTTGATATATTTCATGGCTCAGTCATAGGGACGGGTGGGCATGCCGCCTATCCCCATTTGAGTCACGATCCGATTCGAATGCTGGGACCGGTACTGCAGTCCTTGATGAGCATTGTTGGACGGAGAGTCACGCCTATGGAACCGTCCGTTGTAAGCGTGACTCAGATACAAACGGGGTCGGCGAGCAATGTTATTCCGACGGAGGTCAACATCTCGGGCACGATCAGGAGTTATGGGCAAGATGTGAGAGAACAACTCATAAGTGAAGTAGAAAAAGCTTTTTCACTCACCCGATCACTAGGTGGTGACTACACTTTTCTTATTGAAAGAGGGGAGCCCGCCCTTTACAACCACGCTAGTATGAATACTTTATTACAAAAAGTTATTCAAAGCATTTATCCAAACTTTCAAAAAAAGTTTGCGCCATTTGGTTTAGGCGGAGAAGACTTCGGGTATATGACAAGGGTAGTTCCTGGGGCTATGTTTTTCTTAGGTTGCGCCTTGCAGGACGGCCATGTTCGTGACTTACATGCTCCCGATTTCGATATTGACGAAGACTGTCTTCCAATTGGAGCGGCGATTCTAACTGAAACGGTAAAGTGGTTTTTACAGGGCAAGGGCCATAGTATCTCAGGGGAATCGAAGGGAGTGACAGTCGATGGAGCATAA
- a CDS encoding cystathionine gamma-synthase family protein has protein sequence MRIHENNNVNTPLHESDRMSTRSVWAGEGEYLVQGATQTPVVHSVSYGYDDLNYWHEVAQGKAFGHIYSRNTNPTVKVFEEKVRLLEKGEAATSFSTGMAAISNTLFTLLAPGKRVVSIKDTYGGTNKIFTEFLPQFNVDVTLCDTTDYEAIEKEVAKGCQVLYLETPTNPTVKIMDIARLAQAGHEVGATVVVDNTFATPINQNPLTLGADLVIHSATKFLGGHADALGGVIVGGEALVERVYHYREINGATLDPHAAYLLLRGMKTLQLRIERQNESAMKIARFLKDHPSVTDVYYPGLETHIHHDVATKQMNGYGGMLSFALKGGLEATKQYLPLLRLAHLAANLGAVETVAGPARTTSHVECTREEMQAVGIPEGLIRYSVGIEDAEDLIADLKQALDQLPLQLKEKTNETSVAES, from the coding sequence ATGCGTATACATGAAAATAACAACGTGAATACACCATTACATGAAAGTGATCGCATGAGTACACGTTCGGTATGGGCCGGAGAAGGGGAATATTTGGTCCAGGGGGCCACTCAAACACCGGTCGTTCATAGTGTGTCTTATGGTTATGATGATCTCAATTATTGGCATGAAGTTGCTCAAGGGAAAGCGTTTGGCCATATATACAGTCGGAACACCAACCCCACAGTCAAGGTATTCGAGGAGAAGGTGCGACTTTTAGAAAAAGGAGAAGCGGCGACGAGCTTTTCAACGGGGATGGCGGCCATAAGTAATACCCTCTTCACGTTATTGGCGCCAGGTAAGCGTGTGGTGTCTATTAAAGACACTTATGGCGGGACGAATAAAATCTTTACGGAGTTTCTACCTCAATTCAATGTCGATGTGACCCTGTGTGATACGACTGATTATGAAGCGATAGAAAAAGAAGTGGCTAAAGGCTGCCAAGTACTCTATTTAGAAACGCCAACGAATCCCACAGTCAAAATTATGGACATTGCAAGGTTAGCTCAAGCGGGGCATGAGGTGGGTGCCACAGTCGTGGTCGATAACACCTTTGCCACACCCATCAATCAGAATCCTTTGACTTTAGGAGCAGATCTTGTCATTCATAGTGCGACGAAATTCTTGGGTGGGCATGCCGACGCCTTAGGTGGTGTCATTGTGGGAGGTGAGGCACTCGTAGAGCGCGTCTACCATTACCGTGAAATCAACGGAGCGACCTTAGATCCTCACGCCGCTTATTTACTCCTGCGAGGAATGAAAACACTTCAGTTACGTATTGAAAGACAAAATGAAAGTGCCATGAAAATAGCCAGATTTCTAAAAGATCACCCAAGTGTGACGGATGTCTATTATCCTGGACTCGAAACTCATATTCATCATGACGTGGCCACCAAGCAAATGAACGGGTATGGTGGGATGCTCAGCTTTGCCTTGAAAGGAGGGCTCGAGGCCACAAAACAATATCTGCCGTTGCTGAGATTGGCACATCTCGCCGCTAACCTTGGGGCAGTAGAGACAGTTGCAGGTCCGGCACGCACCACGAGTCATGTTGAGTGTACGAGAGAGGAAATGCAAGCCGTAGGTATTCCTGAAGGGCTTATCCGTTACTCGGTCGGTATAGAAGATGCAGAGGACCTCATTGCTGATCTTAAGCAAGCCTTAGACCAGCTACCCTTACAATTGAAAGAAAAAACAAATGAAACATCTGTTGCAGAGTCTTGA
- a CDS encoding cyclodeaminase — translation MIVFGEEDIRSVVSLDQEVIWAIENAFTALHRKQVRMPPIMRVDVPEHDGEVDVKSAYMKDHPAFAIKVSSGFFNNYALGLPSGNGLMLLVSTQTGVPQALLFDQGYLTTVRTAAAGAVAAKYLAPKKAQVAGIVGAGTQAYEQLKALQLVRSIEKVYLYNRNEERALALRSKLTRDQPQLDVVLASSPSEVLRQSQVVMTATPSDQPLLRAEDLHTGVHITAMGSDAEHKQELDPYILKQADLFVCDDKSQSLRIGEWHHADRLGIFPASHAATELGQITSGDIQGRTSEEQITVCDLTGTGVQDTAIALLAYQKLKAQGVGLTLEDR, via the coding sequence TTGATTGTCTTTGGTGAAGAAGACATTAGGTCCGTAGTAAGCCTAGACCAAGAGGTGATATGGGCTATTGAAAATGCCTTTACGGCGTTACATCGAAAGCAGGTGCGTATGCCGCCTATCATGCGGGTGGATGTACCAGAGCATGACGGTGAGGTGGATGTGAAGTCGGCGTACATGAAGGACCATCCAGCTTTTGCAATCAAAGTGTCTTCAGGCTTTTTTAACAATTACGCCTTAGGTCTACCGAGTGGCAATGGGTTAATGCTCTTAGTCAGCACGCAGACGGGTGTGCCTCAAGCCTTGCTATTCGATCAAGGCTATCTGACAACGGTTCGGACTGCTGCAGCAGGTGCCGTGGCAGCAAAATACTTAGCCCCGAAGAAAGCACAAGTGGCGGGGATTGTGGGTGCCGGTACTCAAGCGTATGAACAGCTCAAAGCGCTACAACTCGTGAGATCGATTGAAAAAGTGTATCTCTATAATCGAAACGAGGAGAGAGCACTCGCTTTACGTTCAAAGTTAACACGAGATCAACCCCAATTAGACGTTGTTCTCGCCTCCTCACCGAGCGAAGTGTTACGTCAGAGTCAAGTTGTGATGACGGCTACACCATCCGATCAACCCCTATTACGTGCAGAAGACCTGCACACGGGGGTGCATATTACCGCGATGGGGTCAGATGCGGAGCATAAACAAGAGCTTGACCCGTACATTTTGAAGCAAGCTGATCTTTTTGTCTGTGATGATAAGTCACAATCTTTAAGGATAGGGGAGTGGCACCACGCCGATCGATTAGGCATTTTCCCAGCGTCTCATGCAGCTACAGAATTAGGCCAAATCACGAGTGGGGACATACAGGGCAGAACGTCTGAGGAACAGATCACCGTCTGTGATTTAACAGGGACCGGCGTACAGGACACAGCCATCGCACTGTTGGCCTATCAGAAGTTGAAAGCACAAGGAGTGGGATTGACACTAGAAGATAGATAA
- a CDS encoding M24 family metallopeptidase, whose translation MHAFEISEYQYRLNRVKEVMSERGMDVLLVSDPANMNYLSGYDGWSFYVHQLLIVLLEADQPIWVGRHMDANAAKITTWLDPSHIVPYPDDYVQSLKKHPYDFVADILREEKVENACIAVELDNYYFSAKCFDTLNKQLTKATFLDATSLVNKVRIVKSDTEITYMKRAAAIVENAMKVGIDAIAEGVRECDVVGQVYEAQISGTTEFGGDYPAIVPLIPSGERTSTPHLTWTEQPYKEGDPVIIELAGCYRRYHAPMARTVMIGDPPQNIKDLAEVVIEGLNETLARIGPGMTCEEVEAVWNKSIEKSGFIKESRIGYSVGLSYPPDWGERTASLRKGDKTVLQPNMTFHLIPGIWLDNYGMELSEAFRVTDKGCETLTNFPRQLFVKD comes from the coding sequence GTGCACGCGTTTGAAATTTCTGAGTATCAATATCGGTTAAATAGAGTGAAAGAGGTGATGTCAGAAAGGGGCATGGACGTTTTGCTCGTCTCAGATCCAGCGAATATGAATTATTTGTCTGGGTATGACGGGTGGTCCTTTTATGTTCATCAACTATTGATTGTTTTACTAGAGGCGGACCAACCGATATGGGTTGGTAGGCATATGGATGCCAATGCGGCCAAGATCACCACCTGGCTTGACCCCAGTCACATCGTTCCTTACCCGGACGACTACGTCCAGTCTCTAAAGAAGCATCCTTATGATTTTGTAGCAGATATTCTACGGGAGGAGAAGGTAGAGAACGCGTGCATAGCAGTAGAATTAGATAACTATTATTTCTCAGCAAAGTGCTTTGACACCTTAAATAAACAGCTAACGAAGGCCACCTTTCTCGATGCCACATCACTTGTCAATAAAGTGCGCATTGTTAAATCCGACACAGAAATCACGTATATGAAAAGGGCAGCGGCGATAGTGGAAAACGCCATGAAAGTCGGGATCGATGCTATTGCCGAAGGGGTGAGGGAGTGCGATGTAGTCGGGCAAGTCTACGAGGCTCAAATCAGTGGGACCACCGAGTTTGGAGGGGATTATCCAGCGATCGTCCCACTTATACCTTCAGGAGAAAGGACATCAACGCCACATCTGACTTGGACCGAGCAGCCCTACAAAGAAGGTGATCCGGTCATCATTGAGTTAGCTGGTTGTTACCGTAGATATCATGCGCCTATGGCACGGACCGTCATGATTGGGGATCCACCACAAAATATAAAGGATTTAGCTGAAGTGGTCATCGAGGGCCTCAATGAAACCCTGGCACGCATTGGCCCGGGCATGACGTGTGAAGAGGTTGAGGCTGTGTGGAACAAAAGCATTGAGAAAAGTGGATTTATTAAAGAATCACGCATTGGTTATTCAGTCGGCCTCAGTTACCCACCGGACTGGGGTGAGCGGACGGCGAGTCTGCGTAAAGGAGATAAAACCGTTTTGCAACCGAATATGACCTTTCACCTCATTCCTGGGATTTGGCTTGACAATTATGGCATGGAGCTGAGTGAAGCGTTCCGTGTGACGGATAAAGGGTGTGAAACGTTAACCAATTTTCCACGACAGTTGTTCGTCAAGGATTAA
- a CDS encoding pyridoxal-phosphate dependent enzyme — protein MSQEASAYTNFPSVQDVWFAKKRISPLVKPSPLIYSPVVSAQVGAEVYIKLETVHPTGAFKLRGATNKILSLSQIEREKGVTTYSTGNHGLAVAYVARQLGIPAVICVSHNVPQAKIDVLERSGATLEVSGHSQDEAAENCHILQSEHGLTLIEPFDDPHVIAGQGTMGLEILNDLPSINKVLIPLSGGGLLAGIALALKTNVPHIHITGVSPTASPVMIRSIEAGRPLQLEEKETLADSLLGGIGLTNRLTFPLVQRFMDGSALVSEEEILQGLSYMFKHHKMVVEGAAAVGIGALLCGHLPVEKNDKVVVIISGNQVDSEVFLRFAQSPTLTSHERKKSP, from the coding sequence GTGAGCCAAGAAGCATCGGCGTATACCAACTTCCCCTCTGTACAGGACGTTTGGTTCGCCAAAAAAAGGATCTCCCCGCTTGTTAAACCCTCACCACTCATCTATTCACCCGTGGTGTCGGCGCAAGTGGGAGCTGAGGTTTACATTAAGTTGGAAACCGTTCATCCCACTGGTGCGTTTAAGTTAAGGGGGGCAACAAACAAGATATTGAGCTTGTCTCAAATCGAACGAGAGAAAGGGGTCACCACATACTCAACAGGGAATCACGGTTTAGCCGTCGCTTACGTGGCTCGTCAGCTTGGTATTCCAGCTGTGATCTGTGTATCTCATAACGTCCCCCAAGCTAAAATTGATGTGCTAGAACGTTCGGGGGCGACGTTAGAAGTGAGCGGTCATAGCCAGGATGAAGCAGCGGAAAACTGCCATATCCTTCAATCTGAGCACGGTCTCACACTGATCGAACCATTTGACGACCCTCATGTCATCGCAGGTCAAGGCACCATGGGTCTAGAAATCTTAAATGATCTTCCCTCAATTAATAAGGTATTGATCCCTCTCTCTGGTGGAGGATTACTCGCAGGGATTGCACTCGCATTAAAAACGAACGTCCCTCATATTCATATTACTGGCGTTTCTCCTACAGCTTCGCCTGTCATGATACGAAGCATTGAGGCAGGACGGCCTTTACAGTTAGAAGAAAAAGAAACACTAGCAGATAGTCTTCTAGGTGGCATTGGGTTAACCAATCGACTAACCTTTCCTCTCGTGCAACGTTTTATGGACGGTAGTGCTTTGGTCTCGGAGGAAGAGATTTTGCAGGGGCTCTCTTATATGTTTAAGCACCACAAAATGGTTGTTGAAGGGGCGGCTGCAGTAGGGATAGGCGCCCTCCTCTGTGGACATCTACCCGTTGAAAAAAATGATAAGGTCGTCGTGATCATTAGTGGGAATCAGGTCGATTCAGAGGTCTTTTTGCGTTTTGCTCAATCCCCAACCCTTACGAGCCACGAACGTAAAAAAAGTCCTTAA